A region from the Pempheris klunzingeri isolate RE-2024b chromosome 17, fPemKlu1.hap1, whole genome shotgun sequence genome encodes:
- the LOC139217077 gene encoding carbohydrate sulfotransferase 12-like has protein sequence MGTSRMFRIFVVLGSAFMILLIIIYWDDVGASHLYLHTPVSPGPKVPHPAPQQRPQTSRTPSFLSDIDAFVNQFLEPGTGEPTDPAPADTSNQSEKAEERYIPRREWKIHLTPVAAELRERQEQRRRLLQEMCANDSVVFPGKNRSFDDIPNKELDHLIVDDRHGIIYCYVPKVACSNWKRIMIVLSESLLQDGVPQRDPLAIPRDLVHNSSMHFTFNKFWKRYGKFARHLMKVKLKKYTKFLFVRDPFVRLISAYRNKFELRNEDFYRRFAQVMLRRYANQPTPPASVDEAFGVGVHPSFSHFIQYLLDPQTEKEMPFNEHWRQVYRLCHPCQIQYDFVGHLETAEEDAEHLLRQLRVDNVVEFPTSHRNLTASSWEADWFSTVPVEARRELYKLYEPDFRLFGYDRPDSILNE, from the exons ATGGGAACGTCCAGGATGTTCCGCATTTTTGTCGTCCTGGGCTCGGCCTTCATGATCCTTCTCATCATCATCTACTGGGATGACGTCGGAGCCTCCCATCTGTATTTGCACACTCCCGTCTCACCTGGCCCCAAAGTCCCACACCCCGCTCCCCAGCAGCGGCCTCAAACCTCCCGAACCCCGTCCTTCCTGTCTGACATCGATGCCTTCGTCAATCAGTTCCTAGAGCCAGGAACTGGTGAGCCCACAGACCCCGCCCCAGCTGATACAAGCAACCAATCAGAGAAAGCGGAGGAACGGTATATACCGCGGCGGGAGTGGAAGATTCACCTGACTCCAGTGGCAGCAGAGCTCCGTGAGAGACAG GAGCAGCGGAGGAGGTTACTGCAGGAGATGTGCGCTAACGACAGCGTGGTATTTCCTGGCAAAAACCGCTCGTTTGACGACATTCCCAACAAAGAGCTGGATCACCTTATTGTGGACGACAGGCACGGTATTATCTACTGCTATGTCCCCAAG GTAGCGTGCAGCAACTGGAAGCGCATCATGATCGTCCTCAGTGAAAGCCTGCTGCAGGACGGCGTTCCTCAGAGAGACCCGCTGGCCATCCCCAGGGACCTGGTCCACAACAGCAGCATGCACTTTACCTTCAACAAGTTCTGGAAACGTTACGGCAAGTTTGCAAGGCACCTCATGAAG GTGAAGCTGAAGAAGTATACCAAGTTTCTTTTTGTGCGCGACCCCTTTGTGCGTCTCATCTCCGCCTACCGGAATAAATTTGAGCTGCGCAACGAGGACTTCTATCGGCGATTTGCGCAGGTCATGCTGCGCCGCTACGCCAACCAGCCGACACCTCCTGCCTCTGTGGACGAGGCGTTTGGTGTGGGTGTGCATCCCTCCTTCTCCCACTTCATCCAGTACCTCCTGGACCctcagacagagaaggagatgCCCTTCAATGAGCACTGGCGGCAGGTGTATCGGCTTTGCCACCCATGTCAGATTCAGTATGACTTTGTGGGCCACCTGGAGACGGCAGAGGAAGATGCCGAGCACCTACTACGCCAGCTGCGGGTGGACAATGTGGTGGAGTTCCCCACCTCCCACAGGAAcctcacagccagcagctgggaGGCTGATTGGTTCAGCACAGTGCCTGTCGAGGCCCGGAGAGAACTCTACAAGCTCTATGAACCTGACTTTAGGCTCTTCGGCTACGACAGACCAGATTCAATCCTAAATGAGTGA
- the c1qtnf6a gene encoding complement C1q tumor necrosis factor-related protein 1 produces MLGVFLLLSLSSLVALVPPPSAPPVPCRHCCDHLEPSEGSGAQPHAAVFGNVPEVRTYINMTILKGDKGERGDRGTPGKSGHEGPTGSRGPMGPKGSKGQAGPPGDPCKVQYSAFSIGRRKSLHSLESYQVLLFDTVFVNLDDHFDMFTGKFLCYIPGIYFFNVNIHTWNFKETYLHIMQNDTEQAIVYAQPSDRSIMQSQSVMLKLEQSDEVWIRLYKRERENAIYSDDVDVYITFNGYLIKASVEGK; encoded by the exons ATGCTGGGTGTCttcctccttctgtccctctcctccctgGTGGCTCTGGTGCCTCCTCCGAGTGCCCCCCCTGTGCCCTGCAGGCACTGCTGTGATCACCTGGAGCCATCAGAGGGCAGCGGAGCCCAGCCTCACGCAGCAGTGTTCGGAAATGTGCCGGAGGTCCGCACCTACATTAACATGACTATCCTCAAAG GTGACAAAGGAGAACGTGGCGACAGAGGAACACCAGGTAAATCTGGACACGAAGGCCCCACAGGCTCCAGAGGTCCCATGGGCCCAAAAGGCAGCAAGGGACAGGCAGGTCCCCCAGGAGACCCCTGCAAAGTCCAGTACTCCGCCTTCTCCATCGGCCGTCGCAAATCCCTCCACAGCCTGGAGTCCTACCAGGTGCTCCTGTTCGACACCGTTTTCGTCAACCTGGACGACCACTTCGACATGTTCACGGGCAAATTCCTCTGTTACATCCCAGGGATCTACTTCTTCAATGTCAACATTCACACGTGGAACTTCAAAGAGACATATCTGCACATCATGCAGAACGACACGGAGCAGGCCATCGTGTACGCCCAGCCCAGCGACCGCTCCATCATGCAGAGTCAGAGCGTGATGCTGAAGCTGGAGCAGAGCGACGAGGTGTGGATCCGCCTGTACAAGAGGGAAAGGGAGAATGCAATTTACAGCGACGATGTGGATGTCTACATTACTTTCAATGGATATCTTATCAAAGCTAGCGTCGAGGGAAAATGA
- the il2rb gene encoding interleukin-2 receptor subunit beta, translated as MQILWSFYILVVLCSVDAAHSHEGSQGLSCVNDFINNVSCTWNSSLVAPGEDCWIFGVKKTWNHMKLRSQIVRSCKLNQHQNSPPGCSLHFENQIFNSYDKMPNISMECNGTLVEILKEYHPVSHIKMHPPGVPNVSSTANVTWISWSPGSPITKHLTVFNFQVQIKNKGQTWKEARTLSTQERKLKINSWQLEGHCQVRVRVKPSEKYTSHWSNWSPATSWVGETNMEVISQDQGWILDQTWLLMWGVMFSFGLILVVMLVLYRSCTSRGLRKGKLVPNPSKYFYTLHSVHGGNLKTWLNPASASESFFMTRPCDHISTVEVCESWDVVPSTSPSSSSTSALLHFRSYPSPGSDTSGVADNFSSSSSSCFSNMGYFMSSSSSSSARTEASPAYFTYQDDFHNLHTSHNLHPSLCPSLTISPKCDSLKREPQSPDSGFDTGKEDEKNKEDKKVADVEGEEVLDDLQSSPLLILPLQLPSQICPPSSLPPPPNDPCLNQVSHDSHQVDTPVAAASGSYAAWPLAGAMCRSSSMPVEPCKTGYLTLKELQTTFSNKSI; from the exons ATGCAGATCCTGTGGTCCTTCTACATCCTGGTGGTTCTGTGTTCGGTGGATGCAGCCCACTCTCACGAAGGCTCGCAAG GACTCTCTTGTGTGAATGACTTTATCAACAATGTCAGCTGCACATGGAACAGCTCTCTTGTGGCTCCTGGCGAGGACTGTTGGATCTTTGGTGTGAAGAAGACCTGGAACCACATGAAACTTCGGAGCCAAATAGT gCGAAGCTGCAAGCTGAATCAGCACCAAAACTCTCCTCCCGGctgcagtttgcactttgaaAATCAA ATATTCAACTCTTATGACAAAATGCCCAACATCAGCATGGAGTGTAATGGCACGTTGGTGGAGATCCTCAAAGAATATCAcccagtcagtcaca TCAAAATGCATCCTCCAGGTGTTCCCAATGTCAGCAGCACCGCCAATGTGACCTGGATATCATGGAGTCCAGGCAGCCCCATCACCAAACACCTCACGGTCTTTAACTTCCAAGTTCAGATCAAAAATAAAGGTCAGACATGGAAG GAGGCCCGAACTCTCTCCACTCAAGAAAgaaagctgaaaataaattCTTGGCAACTTGAGGGGCACTGCCAGGTCAGGGTGAGAGTCAAACCCTCTGAAAAGTATACAAGCCACTGGAGCAACTGGAGTCCAGCAACATCCTGGGTGGGAGAAACAAACATGGAAGTAATATCACAGGATCAAG GGTGGATTCTGGATCAGACATGGCTGCTAATGTGGGGAGTGATGTTCAGCTTTGGTCTCATCCTGGTTGTAATGCTGGTCCTTTACAGAAGTTGTACAAGCAGGGG GCTCCGTAAAGGGAAGCTAGTACCAAACCCTTCAAAATACTTCTACACTCTTCACTCGGTCCATGGAGGAAATCTTAAG ACATGGCTGAATCCTGCCTCAGCCTCTGAATCTTTCTTCATGACCCGGCCATGTGATCACATCTCCACAGTTGAAGTGTGTGAAAGCTGGGATGTGgtcccctccacctctccctcctccagctccaccagcGCCCTGCTTCACTTCAGGAGCTACCCCTCACCTGGCTCAGACACCAGTGGGGTTGCTGAcaatttctcttcctcttcttcatcctgctTCTCTAACATGGGCTACTTCATGTCCAgttcctccagcagctcagctCGAACCGAGGCCAGTCCTGCCTACTTCACTTATCAGGATGATTTCCACAATCTGCACACCAGCCACAACCTTCACCCCTCCCTTTGCCCCTCCCTCACCATCTCTCCAAAATGTGATAGCTTGAAAAGGGAGCCGCAGAGCCCAGACTCTGGCTTTGACACGGGAAAGGAagatgaaaagaacaaagaagaTAAAAAGGTTGCGGatgtggagggggaggaggtttTGGATGATCTCCagagctctcctctcctcatcctccctctccaACTTCCTTCCCAGATttgccctccctcctctcttccacccCCTCCTAATGACCCCTGTCTAAATCAGGTATCCCATGATAGCCATCAGGTGGATACACCTGTGGCAGCTGCTAGTGGTAGCTATGCAGCCTGGCCTTTGGCTGGTGCCATGTGCAGATCTTCCTCTATGCCTGTGGAGCCCTGTAAAACAGGGTATCTGACCCTCAAAGAGCTGCAGACAACATTCAGCAATAAATCCATCTGA